A DNA window from Niabella yanshanensis contains the following coding sequences:
- a CDS encoding amidohydrolase family protein translates to MRYLFFLFFILTLTVIGCGENNYRQRVFDVHLHGSPAPGKQLADLFGSGVRTVAVSTSWREQQTYQSSSQLKVLHGLMVPCPNGKVPYSGQNCFEDGKEWPEPGWVEEQVKEGKIDFIGEVLTQYQGISLSDTLMYPYYAIAEKYSLPVGVHTGSAGPDHGCPGFKEEMGNPVLLVKVLQRFPKLHVWLMHGGGPFVAECINMMKAYPRLYADISVLNNPDITPATDFGNIMKSFIAAGLEDRLLFGSDNAAIPTVIASVHKLAFLSENQKRKIFFENASVLFRNK, encoded by the coding sequence ATGCGGTATCTATTTTTTCTTTTCTTTATTTTGACACTAACCGTTATTGGTTGCGGAGAAAACAATTACAGGCAGCGGGTTTTTGATGTACACCTGCATGGCAGCCCGGCGCCCGGAAAACAGCTTGCAGATCTTTTCGGGAGTGGTGTGCGCACAGTTGCTGTCAGTACATCCTGGAGGGAGCAGCAGACTTACCAAAGCAGTTCGCAATTAAAAGTATTGCATGGCTTGATGGTACCCTGCCCGAACGGCAAAGTGCCCTACAGCGGACAGAACTGCTTTGAAGATGGAAAGGAATGGCCGGAGCCCGGCTGGGTGGAGGAGCAGGTAAAAGAAGGAAAGATCGATTTTATAGGAGAAGTGCTGACTCAATACCAGGGGATTTCACTATCCGACACATTGATGTATCCTTATTACGCCATAGCGGAAAAATATAGCCTGCCGGTAGGTGTTCATACGGGTAGCGCAGGGCCAGATCATGGCTGCCCGGGTTTCAAAGAAGAAATGGGGAATCCTGTTTTACTGGTAAAAGTCTTGCAGCGGTTTCCGAAGCTCCATGTATGGCTGATGCATGGAGGCGGCCCATTCGTAGCAGAATGTATCAACATGATGAAAGCTTACCCCCGGCTTTATGCAGATATTTCTGTATTAAACAATCCGGATATTACCCCGGCTACAGATTTTGGAAATATTATGAAATCTTTTATAGCCGCGGGACTGGAAGACCGTTTATTGTTTGGTTCAGATAATGCAGCTATCCCCACGGTGATAGCATCGGTACACAAACTGGCGTTTCTTTCAGAAAATCAAAAGAGAAAAATTTTTTTTGAAAATGCCTCCGTTCTCTTTAGAAATAAATAA
- a CDS encoding SprB repeat-containing protein: MRYIKRRYCLLYLLLFPVMLPAQSGSQTFDRSGTFTVPAGITRLYVEAWGGGGGGTGSTIGAANYRYSGSGGGGGGFSKGYITVTPGSSINVTVGAGGGPTLAGGNSSVEGIVAGGGQPAWFERIGSAAVNTFGGAGGTGTFRGGNGGSGVRSDPGQSFGNGGGGGGSATRTANGMAGNGPNGGSGEGNGGSGTVEYIVYTQPSTDGAAPGGGGGNYRSGANGRVIINWTAPVTAEISKTDITCFQGSGAARVTASGGDGTYTYLWTPGNIRTADINNLSPGEYTCTISSGYEQTTASIIIPEGPQMPGLLPSGSSSATVNQTADGNYNYYLSGCNTAIAMIYTTNSSNPLSGSTTARVWVDETQSRRYVRRHYEILPQHNASTATARVTLYFSQEDFDSYNATKPKLLLPLDAGDSRNYKGNIYIEKRSGNGDGVIDHYTGEPVTIYPQEVVWDNAANRWEVVFQTTGFSGFWLKAGDEPIVLPVIFGSIAAFIKDRILTVNWVSQSETNNAGFLVEASTDGTHFTAISNIIPSQAKEGNSDTPLQYSFASTGIAWGSMLLVLSLVSGCNRRQRKLLQLMILLTLFSAIACNKSSNVLLDHNRHDLFVRILQTDKDGVKTYSKTIKVVKQ; this comes from the coding sequence ATGAGATATATAAAAAGAAGGTATTGCTTGTTGTATCTTTTATTATTTCCTGTGATGCTTCCAGCACAGAGTGGTTCACAAACCTTCGACAGGTCGGGCACATTTACGGTACCCGCAGGCATCACCAGGTTGTATGTGGAAGCCTGGGGCGGAGGTGGTGGCGGTACCGGCTCAACTATAGGAGCCGCTAACTACCGGTATTCGGGAAGCGGCGGTGGCGGTGGTGGCTTTTCCAAAGGATATATTACGGTTACTCCGGGAAGCAGTATCAATGTAACCGTGGGTGCTGGCGGAGGACCAACATTGGCGGGCGGTAATTCTTCGGTGGAAGGAATTGTTGCCGGCGGTGGTCAACCGGCATGGTTTGAGAGAATTGGAAGCGCTGCTGTAAACACTTTTGGAGGAGCCGGTGGTACCGGTACATTTCGCGGCGGTAACGGAGGCTCCGGCGTAAGGTCAGATCCTGGACAATCCTTTGGCAATGGAGGAGGTGGCGGCGGCTCAGCAACCAGAACAGCGAATGGTATGGCTGGAAATGGACCTAATGGTGGTAGTGGCGAGGGTAACGGGGGAAGCGGCACTGTCGAGTATATTGTTTATACGCAACCCTCAACCGATGGTGCAGCGCCGGGCGGAGGTGGCGGTAACTACCGGAGTGGTGCCAACGGCCGGGTCATTATAAACTGGACTGCACCGGTAACCGCTGAAATAAGTAAAACAGATATCACCTGTTTCCAGGGCTCTGGTGCTGCCCGTGTTACAGCATCGGGAGGCGATGGCACTTATACTTACTTATGGACGCCAGGCAATATCCGGACGGCCGATATCAATAATCTATCACCCGGAGAATATACCTGCACTATCTCAAGCGGATATGAGCAAACAACGGCATCCATTATTATTCCTGAGGGACCGCAAATGCCTGGCCTCCTTCCTTCGGGAAGCAGTAGCGCTACTGTTAATCAAACTGCCGATGGTAATTACAACTATTACTTATCCGGATGTAATACCGCTATCGCTATGATCTACACCACCAACAGTTCTAACCCTTTAAGCGGCTCTACTACTGCAAGAGTTTGGGTGGACGAAACGCAGAGCCGCAGGTATGTAAGACGGCACTATGAGATTCTTCCTCAGCATAATGCGTCAACGGCCACGGCCAGGGTTACCCTGTATTTTAGCCAGGAGGATTTTGATAGCTATAATGCTACAAAACCCAAACTTTTATTGCCCCTGGATGCCGGCGACAGCAGGAATTATAAAGGCAATATTTATATCGAAAAAAGAAGTGGCAATGGTGACGGAGTAATCGATCATTATACAGGCGAGCCGGTAACCATATATCCACAGGAGGTAGTATGGGACAACGCAGCCAATCGCTGGGAGGTTGTTTTTCAAACAACGGGGTTTAGCGGATTCTGGTTAAAGGCAGGAGATGAGCCTATAGTGCTGCCGGTAATCTTTGGATCAATAGCTGCATTTATAAAAGACAGGATACTGACCGTAAACTGGGTATCGCAAAGTGAAACCAATAATGCGGGGTTCCTGGTAGAAGCTTCCACAGATGGAACTCATTTTACAGCTATTAGCAATATAATACCCAGCCAGGCAAAAGAAGGTAATTCAGATACGCCCCTCCAATACAGCTTTGCAAGTACCGGAATTGCATGGGGGTCAATGCTGCTTGTGTTATCATTAGTGAGCGGTTGCAACCGAAGGCAACGGAAACTGCTGCAACTGATGATCCTGTTGACCCTATTTTCGGCTATTGCCTGCAATAAGTCTTCTAATGTTCTTTTGGATCACAACCGCCATGACCTTTTTGTAAGGATACTGCAAACCGATAAAGACGGCGTGAAGACCTACTCCAAAACCATCAAAGTAGTAAAACAATAA
- a CDS encoding lysozyme inhibitor LprI family protein: MRTCSLLILWTICSVGNLCAQSAGQLIQKANTLYEQNKKKEAKVLYEKAARLSNTDAHFYLAYRYALPADDRLFHYKQAALAGHGAAMGYFLEYAFLRAESIYKADPFLALDVYEKGKKANPGMQLYDEAGTVKIIKYAVEAGPFDANAFVEKYRIDTGKLNQFYAVWEIAEEASRRKGRFADVDNKLLLQLVSRGGAVPAELKIAIDTTYKAWKEKQKFEFNICNYVTSGYGMGYCARRSEADSEEQINKRMAQLNAGLKNGSGQYLEPAYKAAANFLETKVWNEELHGGSGYAAWATASLVKQKREYVRLIENLNNGKVPEVAEIKDNDARLNTIYNGVLVKLRKKPLTDFNAEVNADGVRKTQRLWIPYRDATVALLHAMRPTISQQRWTNWITEQRIKELTIILNYQQ; this comes from the coding sequence ATGCGGACATGTAGTTTACTTATTTTATGGACCATTTGTAGTGTGGGGAATCTTTGTGCCCAGTCAGCTGGTCAATTGATACAAAAGGCAAATACTTTATATGAGCAGAACAAAAAGAAGGAAGCGAAGGTTTTATATGAGAAAGCGGCACGGTTGAGTAACACAGATGCTCATTTTTATTTGGCTTACCGTTATGCGTTGCCGGCCGATGATCGTCTTTTTCATTATAAGCAGGCAGCATTGGCCGGGCATGGAGCGGCAATGGGTTATTTTTTAGAGTATGCTTTTTTAAGAGCGGAAAGTATTTACAAAGCTGATCCTTTTCTGGCCCTGGATGTTTATGAAAAAGGAAAAAAAGCCAACCCGGGAATGCAGCTTTATGATGAGGCCGGAACTGTTAAAATAATAAAGTATGCTGTAGAAGCCGGGCCTTTTGATGCAAATGCTTTCGTGGAAAAATATAGGATTGATACGGGGAAATTGAATCAGTTTTATGCCGTTTGGGAAATTGCTGAAGAAGCTTCGAGGAGAAAGGGGCGCTTTGCCGACGTGGACAATAAGCTTCTTTTACAGTTGGTTAGCCGTGGGGGTGCTGTACCTGCTGAATTGAAGATTGCTATAGATACAACCTATAAGGCATGGAAGGAAAAACAAAAGTTCGAATTTAATATATGCAATTATGTTACCAGTGGCTATGGCATGGGCTACTGTGCCAGGAGGAGTGAGGCTGACAGTGAGGAGCAAATCAATAAAAGGATGGCTCAATTAAATGCCGGTCTTAAAAATGGAAGCGGCCAATACCTGGAGCCGGCGTACAAAGCTGCAGCTAACTTTTTGGAAACAAAAGTATGGAATGAAGAACTGCATGGAGGCAGCGGCTATGCAGCCTGGGCAACAGCGTCTTTAGTAAAGCAAAAAAGGGAATATGTACGGTTGATAGAGAATCTGAATAACGGGAAAGTGCCTGAAGTAGCGGAGATCAAGGACAATGATGCCCGGTTGAATACAATTTATAATGGTGTATTAGTAAAGTTACGAAAAAAGCCGTTAACGGACTTTAATGCAGAAGTAAATGCCGATGGTGTGAGAAAAACCCAGAGACTCTGGATTCCTTACCGCGATGCAACCGTTGCATTGTTACATGCAATGAGGCCAACAATTAGCCAACAACGATGGACTAATTGGATCACCGAACAGCGCATCAAAGAACTGACGATTATCCTTAATTATCAGCAATAG
- a CDS encoding BAR domain-containing protein, with protein MKKTIIQLAMVAVLFSCTKTDQVPEENALKLQPIGNEKLVIQDGKTREVDGTLLKQLPVNTHINEEIEKHLSEILEPVRNLLQKAIESDGTGNFKRYEEAVAYAKSLKDPGQQIRAVERLKKEYYPFIKDLWEKAAIDERNYQQAILNVFPENLRKGVVFQEFLNFTIGPSEKPEPPIPPAPPAPENICIDVHDFMQGAFWRDGLLVGGVRNSIRPTDGNCAAFATVTTTAISAGAYTGCSWLLNRIALPGTFPIDARPIRYKKAINWTANATAVAVLGGAWSTIAYTINANTDKFTDPGGEIYTAVAPVIFVCVLPKSASVSDEQLHSKVQLNTLNFGGVAYAQSKSILILSPAFSTATSTISIAPGKWTACEEEGK; from the coding sequence ATGAAAAAAACTATTATTCAGCTAGCCATGGTGGCAGTGCTATTCTCCTGTACAAAAACAGATCAGGTACCTGAAGAAAATGCATTGAAATTGCAACCAATAGGAAATGAAAAACTGGTGATCCAAGATGGTAAAACCAGGGAAGTGGATGGCACACTGCTTAAGCAGCTCCCGGTGAACACCCATATCAATGAAGAAATTGAAAAGCATCTCAGTGAAATACTGGAACCCGTTCGTAACCTGTTACAAAAAGCAATTGAAAGTGACGGAACCGGTAATTTTAAGAGATATGAAGAAGCTGTAGCATATGCAAAGAGTCTAAAGGATCCCGGCCAGCAGATCCGGGCGGTAGAGCGATTGAAAAAAGAATATTATCCCTTCATAAAAGATCTTTGGGAAAAAGCTGCTATAGATGAAAGAAATTATCAGCAGGCTATACTAAATGTTTTTCCAGAGAACCTGCGAAAGGGTGTCGTGTTTCAGGAGTTCCTGAATTTTACGATTGGACCTTCGGAAAAACCAGAACCACCTATTCCACCGGCCCCACCCGCACCCGAAAATATATGTATTGATGTACATGACTTTATGCAGGGCGCTTTTTGGCGAGACGGCCTGTTGGTGGGTGGCGTAAGAAATTCAATCAGACCAACGGATGGTAACTGCGCTGCGTTTGCTACAGTAACTACTACCGCTATTAGCGCAGGTGCTTACACGGGCTGCTCCTGGCTACTTAATCGCATCGCGCTTCCGGGTACATTCCCTATTGATGCAAGACCAATACGGTATAAGAAGGCTATTAACTGGACCGCCAATGCAACAGCTGTTGCTGTTTTGGGAGGCGCCTGGTCTACGATTGCTTATACCATCAATGCAAACACTGATAAATTTACAGATCCCGGTGGAGAGATCTATACCGCTGTAGCCCCGGTAATTTTCGTTTGTGTACTACCCAAGTCTGCTTCTGTTAGCGATGAACAATTGCATAGTAAAGTACAGTTGAATACATTGAATTTCGGTGGAGTGGCTTACGCCCAGTCTAAGAGTATATTGATATTGTCTCCTGCTTTCTCTACGGCCACATCCACTATTAGCATAGCGCCGGGGAAGTGGACCGCCTGTGAAGAGGAAGGCAAATGA
- a CDS encoding acyltransferase family protein: protein MSLTGTELLNTKKHFETLDGLRGIAAIAVVVFHFMEFAAPKYEDSFIGHGYLAVDFFFCLSGFVIAYAYDQKIRGMGLGRFLKLRLIRLHPLVVIGAVIGLIAFVFDPYSNLYQQYGLKNAILMFLSGSTLIPYPLVQERYFNLFHLNPPTWSLFWEYIANIFYALLLYRLKRYGLLLLTIAAAFLLGYESYQSGYIGVGWSGDNFWGGGIRVLYSFLAGMCVYRFKWIIPNRLGFAFMSILLLASFLVPYTKTTAPFADALTVILYFPLVVALGAGISLKGRTKKICEFSGAVSYPLYMVHYPILWLFLSYLEKHPLSTNQMWVVIPVGTLLLIAFSYIVMIGLDMPIRKYLRRKMR, encoded by the coding sequence ATGTCTTTAACCGGCACAGAGCTTTTGAATACAAAAAAACATTTTGAAACCCTTGACGGACTCAGGGGTATAGCTGCTATCGCTGTAGTGGTATTTCATTTTATGGAGTTTGCGGCGCCTAAATATGAAGATAGTTTTATCGGGCATGGCTACCTGGCGGTAGATTTTTTCTTTTGTCTTTCGGGCTTCGTAATAGCATACGCCTACGATCAAAAGATCAGGGGAATGGGGTTGGGGCGCTTTCTTAAACTTCGCCTGATTCGCCTCCATCCTTTGGTGGTTATAGGTGCGGTTATCGGCCTGATCGCCTTTGTATTCGACCCCTATAGTAACCTCTATCAACAGTATGGTTTAAAGAATGCTATACTGATGTTTCTTTCCGGTAGCACATTGATCCCTTATCCGCTGGTGCAGGAACGCTACTTTAATCTGTTCCATTTGAATCCACCTACCTGGTCATTGTTCTGGGAATATATCGCCAATATCTTTTATGCTTTATTGTTGTACAGGTTGAAGAGATACGGCCTGCTACTATTAACCATCGCTGCAGCATTTCTTCTTGGCTACGAGTCTTACCAGTCTGGATATATCGGTGTAGGCTGGAGCGGCGATAATTTCTGGGGTGGTGGTATAAGGGTACTTTATTCGTTTCTTGCAGGAATGTGTGTATACCGGTTTAAATGGATCATACCTAACCGCCTGGGATTTGCTTTCATGAGCATTTTACTATTGGCTTCTTTCCTGGTGCCTTATACAAAAACAACCGCTCCTTTTGCGGATGCTTTAACCGTTATTCTTTATTTTCCTTTAGTAGTAGCCCTGGGCGCCGGTATTTCGTTGAAGGGAAGAACAAAAAAGATCTGCGAATTTTCGGGTGCTGTTTCCTATCCACTATATATGGTACACTACCCCATACTTTGGTTATTCTTAAGCTACCTGGAAAAACACCCGCTTTCAACAAACCAAATGTGGGTAGTGATTCCTGTTGGCACTTTACTGCTTATCGCATTTTCCTACATTGTTATGATAGGGTTGGACATGCCGATCCGGAAATACTTAAGAAGAAAAATGCGTTAA
- a CDS encoding tetratricopeptide repeat-containing sensor histidine kinase: MAQQKSTDSLLKSLPSAREDTNKIKLLLALVSEYVQNDTDSAAYFLDESKILLTKLDANQLFFDYYYAGIKLYHATQDFEKALDYNLKALESAEKYKNLSNKADALRALFTVYINLKKDSLAIQVAHQALKLTEKLKDTINLPITFGNLSRLYYELGQYEKAIEYGLKGIDAGKKYNSLKGLLVSLNNTAASNVELGRAKEGEKLYKEQLALAYRNNIPRSVVKALINLSFVAIDEGDSKQLNQYTKELNEFIASNPKAPIAPSDLKYVPLFNGYNHLFYNRYEAAEQEALEGLKNAKNDDQLLLQLYNLLIKISYTKYDFKKAEWYEEKSDSIEGVLLKDDLAGYEIEAAKKYETEKKEAQLELQKASIRQKSILNYILIGSAAALLSIIILSYRNYQNRQKLQQQRITELETQQQLTATEAILKGESQERTRLAKDLHDGLGGMLSGIKYSLNTMKGNLIMTPENAQAFERSVDMLDSSIQEMRRVAHNMMPEALVKFGLDTALQDFCLHISQSGALKVSYQSIGLNDVQLEQTVAVTIYRIVQELINNTIKHAAAKTAIVQLSVTGNTLSVTVEDDGKGLDTASLKQSTGIGWSNIENRILFLNGKLDIQSANNKGTSVLIELPLT, translated from the coding sequence TTGGCACAGCAAAAAAGCACGGATAGCCTGCTAAAATCACTACCCTCTGCCAGGGAAGATACCAACAAAATAAAACTGCTCCTTGCCCTTGTTAGTGAATATGTACAAAATGATACGGATTCGGCAGCCTACTTTCTTGATGAGAGTAAAATACTGCTAACCAAGTTAGACGCCAATCAATTATTTTTTGATTATTATTATGCGGGCATTAAACTATATCACGCTACACAGGATTTCGAAAAGGCTTTGGACTACAATTTAAAAGCACTAGAATCAGCTGAGAAATACAAAAATCTCAGCAATAAGGCCGATGCCTTGAGGGCACTGTTCACTGTGTATATTAATTTAAAAAAAGACAGTCTCGCAATACAAGTAGCACACCAGGCCTTAAAACTAACAGAAAAGCTAAAAGACACAATTAACTTACCTATTACTTTTGGTAATCTTTCACGTTTGTACTATGAGCTTGGGCAATACGAAAAAGCTATTGAGTACGGTTTAAAAGGTATTGATGCCGGCAAGAAATATAACAGCTTAAAAGGGTTGCTTGTCAGCCTAAATAATACTGCTGCCTCGAATGTAGAACTAGGAAGAGCTAAAGAAGGAGAAAAGCTCTATAAAGAACAGCTGGCTTTGGCTTATCGAAACAATATCCCCCGATCAGTGGTTAAAGCACTCATCAATCTGTCATTTGTTGCCATAGATGAAGGCGATAGTAAACAGTTAAACCAATACACCAAGGAACTCAATGAATTTATAGCCAGCAACCCAAAAGCTCCTATTGCTCCATCTGATTTAAAATACGTTCCTCTTTTTAACGGATACAATCACTTATTTTATAACAGGTATGAAGCAGCAGAACAGGAAGCCCTCGAAGGCTTGAAAAATGCGAAAAATGATGATCAACTATTGTTGCAATTATACAACCTATTGATTAAAATAAGCTACACTAAGTATGATTTCAAAAAAGCAGAGTGGTATGAGGAAAAGTCCGACTCCATTGAAGGAGTACTATTGAAAGATGATCTCGCCGGTTATGAAATAGAAGCTGCAAAAAAATACGAAACAGAAAAAAAGGAAGCACAGCTCGAATTACAGAAGGCAAGCATTCGCCAAAAGAGTATACTTAATTACATTTTAATTGGTAGTGCTGCTGCCTTATTATCTATTATTATATTATCATACCGAAACTATCAAAACCGGCAAAAGCTGCAACAGCAGCGCATTACAGAGCTCGAAACCCAACAACAATTAACTGCTACTGAAGCCATATTAAAAGGGGAATCGCAGGAACGTACGCGCCTCGCCAAAGATCTGCATGATGGTTTGGGGGGCATGCTAAGTGGCATAAAATATTCTTTAAATACCATGAAGGGAAATCTTATAATGACACCTGAAAATGCACAGGCTTTTGAGCGCAGTGTAGACATGCTGGACAGTTCTATACAGGAAATGCGCCGTGTGGCCCATAATATGATGCCCGAGGCATTGGTTAAATTTGGTTTGGATACCGCACTACAGGATTTCTGCCTGCATATTTCACAGAGTGGTGCGCTTAAGGTGTCTTACCAGTCCATAGGGCTTAATGATGTTCAATTAGAGCAAACAGTGGCTGTTACGATCTATCGTATTGTTCAGGAGCTGATCAACAATACCATTAAACACGCAGCAGCAAAAACTGCAATTGTACAACTAAGTGTTACCGGCAACACCTTATCGGTAACAGTAGAAGATGATGGGAAAGGATTGGATACCGCTTCACTCAAACAAAGTACAGGCATCGGATGGAGCAATATTGAAAACAGGATCCTTTTTTTAAACGGCAAACTGGATATTCAGTCTGCTAATAACAAAGGCACGTCTGTTTTGATTGAGTTACCTTTAACCTGA
- a CDS encoding response regulator, whose product MQINLFIVDDHYMIIEGIQSLLVQEKDISWMGHATSAASCLAFLKNNQPDVILMDINLPDKTGIDLCKEVKSLYHSIFIIGLSTFNQHSFISKMMDNGASGYILKNATRPELVEAIHTVIKGKLFFSNEAALALQQSPDINIILTRREKEVLELIANGLTNNEIAEQLYISITTVDTHRKNLLSKFDSRNVASLVRKASQLNFI is encoded by the coding sequence ATGCAAATCAATCTCTTTATAGTTGATGATCACTATATGATCATAGAAGGCATCCAATCTTTACTGGTGCAGGAAAAAGACATCAGCTGGATGGGACATGCCACCAGTGCTGCATCCTGCCTGGCTTTCCTCAAAAATAACCAACCCGATGTTATTCTAATGGACATTAACCTGCCCGATAAAACAGGGATCGATCTGTGTAAAGAAGTAAAATCACTTTATCACTCCATTTTCATCATTGGGCTCAGCACTTTTAACCAGCATAGTTTTATCAGTAAGATGATGGATAACGGCGCATCGGGTTACATATTAAAGAATGCCACCCGGCCGGAACTTGTGGAAGCCATTCACACCGTTATAAAAGGGAAATTATTTTTCAGCAATGAAGCAGCGCTTGCTTTGCAGCAAAGTCCCGATATCAATATTATTCTCACCCGCCGTGAAAAAGAAGTTCTGGAGCTCATTGCCAATGGACTTACCAATAATGAAATTGCGGAGCAGCTTTATATAAGTATAACTACCGTTGATACGCACCGCAAAAATCTGCTCAGTAAATTTGACAGCCGGAATGTAGCTTCGCTGGTGCGAAAAGCATCCCAGCTCAACTTTATATAA
- a CDS encoding DEAD/DEAH box helicase, whose product MKFTEFGFDDRLMEGIEASNYQQATPIQEQAIPHILNGKNILAFAQTGTGKTAAFLLPLINRLLTEETSSNGISAMIIVPTRELAIQISQHLEGLSYFTNLSSIAVYGGGNGNDFIQEKKAMTMGADIVVCTPGKMMAHIKMGYVKLQSLRYLVLDEADRMLDMGFYEDIMFIIGKLPQERQTMLFSATMPPKIKTLARNILKDPVEISIAMSKPPEKILQQAYMVYDEQKIPLIQYLLKEKQYKGVLIFCGSKVKVKELARDLRRVGIKAGEIHSDLEQDSREDVLMQYRSGRLPVLVATDILGRGIDIDHIDLIINFDVPGDGEDYVHRIGRTARAEATGSAFTFVNPKEQRKFQAIEKLIAKEVDKMTIPEHLGQQPAYNPTPQNPPRRKKGYYRHSGNRHK is encoded by the coding sequence GTGAAATTTACAGAATTTGGTTTTGACGACCGTTTAATGGAAGGCATTGAGGCCTCCAATTATCAACAAGCTACTCCCATACAGGAACAGGCCATTCCCCATATACTTAATGGTAAAAACATACTGGCTTTTGCGCAAACCGGCACCGGTAAAACCGCTGCCTTTTTATTGCCGCTCATCAACAGGTTACTTACAGAAGAAACCAGCAGTAACGGCATCAGTGCAATGATCATTGTACCCACCCGTGAACTGGCCATTCAAATATCCCAACACCTGGAGGGATTATCCTATTTTACCAACCTGAGCTCTATTGCAGTATACGGTGGTGGTAATGGCAATGATTTTATACAGGAAAAGAAGGCAATGACCATGGGCGCTGATATAGTGGTATGTACGCCCGGAAAAATGATGGCTCATATCAAAATGGGCTATGTTAAGTTACAGTCTTTGCGCTACCTGGTGTTAGATGAAGCAGACCGTATGCTGGATATGGGTTTTTATGAAGACATCATGTTCATTATCGGCAAACTACCCCAGGAACGGCAAACCATGCTGTTTTCAGCAACCATGCCTCCCAAAATAAAAACATTAGCAAGGAATATATTGAAAGATCCTGTAGAGATCAGCATTGCCATGAGCAAGCCGCCCGAAAAAATATTGCAGCAGGCTTATATGGTATATGATGAGCAAAAAATTCCTTTGATACAGTACCTGCTTAAAGAAAAGCAGTATAAAGGCGTACTTATTTTTTGCGGTAGTAAAGTAAAAGTAAAAGAGCTGGCAAGAGACCTGCGAAGAGTAGGTATTAAGGCGGGTGAGATACATAGCGACCTGGAACAGGATAGCAGGGAGGATGTGCTGATGCAATATCGAAGCGGAAGACTACCTGTGCTGGTGGCAACTGATATCCTCGGGCGTGGAATTGACATAGATCATATTGATCTTATCATCAACTTTGATGTTCCCGGCGATGGCGAAGATTATGTACATCGCATTGGACGTACCGCGAGGGCTGAAGCAACAGGTAGCGCTTTTACCTTCGTGAATCCAAAAGAGCAACGTAAGTTTCAGGCAATTGAAAAATTGATCGCAAAGGAAGTGGATAAAATGACGATACCTGAGCACCTGGGGCAACAGCCCGCTTATAACCCCACGCCTCAAAATCCTCCCAGGAGAAAAAAGGGATATTACCGGCATTCCGGTAACAGGCATAAATAA